One Phyllopteryx taeniolatus isolate TA_2022b chromosome 3, UOR_Ptae_1.2, whole genome shotgun sequence genomic window, ACTCTTCCTATCTTAGTTTTGAGCGGTCAGTTTATTCTAGTACCTGCTATTGCCAATGTAAAAGCGTAAATAGGAGGTCGACCTAAGTATGATTCAACAAATGTAATTTAagtcagatttttaaaaaaaaaaatctaaattaattgTCTTATTATAATCTATTTCATTTTCActaaagtttattttaaaatggactTCTGATCCAGTTGTTTACATACCTACCAATACAAGCAATACACATCCTGTGTATTCTGATCATGAATATCATGTGTTTGTTCCCGACACTGCCATTTACTAATCACTATATAATTTTGGGGGTTATATTATCACATTTCATGGTAAGTATTTAACGCCGGCCACACACAGAGCAACAGACTGAATTGTCGTGCAGTGTGTGGGGTTCAGCAGCAAGTTTTCATTGTCGGTGAACGCTGTTGCAATGTCACAGAtttaacagccaatcaaaaattcacaagctttcacaaaaaaaaaaaaaaaaaaaaaaaaaaaagaaaaacgggtTAAGTAAGACCGAGCGTGCTGCTGGCGGTGGCGCGGCGCCTtaccaatacagtatacagtttatattgtgttttacactAATACTCAACTCCATTCACGATGAGCTTCTTCCGCGGAAATGCACTGGTGCAGTCAGTAAATGGGGCAATCAATCATAGCCAAAAAAGCTTGGCGAACTCCCCGTGTTAAGTTGCGATACCTAGCAGAACTaagggttgatgacatgatggtttgaacataACTTTAGCAAGCTtaggttcaaaccatcatgtcatcaacccttAGTTCTGCTAGTTATTAGGGACTCTCCGAGGATAAGCCAatctgttttccgggtttggtcacgatGTTCCGCATATAGCCGACGCAACGCGCGAGGGTAGTTGTGACGTTAATTTCGGTCGACAGCAGAGAGGGATATTGGCCAACGTGGCGGCTCCCTGaaatggatgaaaattgatgaattgttttaattcttattccacaaacaaCATATTCTAGCAACAAGAAAAATggctttagttcccctttaagtaattcaaatcatattattggttttattttatttgtgaatTCAATCAATGATTTGAATCAAATAACCCCATTAGTCACACAAACAACAATGCAGAAATAGTCTAGTATCCAGCAGCATTGTCATAAACGCATAAGCAAATTTTAAGTACATTAACTTGATAATTGAATGATTCAATGTCTTATTCAAGTAATATAATTGTCAGAGTAAATTATATTGACAATATTATCTACAGTATCAGACCGATGACAATGACTGAttgtgattctttttttagtgaaACGCAGAAACGCAAACAATGAAGGGCCTACACACTTGGGCTTGCATGCCCACTTACATAAAAGTGTTATTCTCGACCAGGTCTGTGGGAACCAGCGTTATTAACAACATTTCAATATCACAGTGGTAACatcacaaagacaacacaacaggGCAGACAAGCAGGAGGCACACTTCATTAATAATGGCGATTTAATCAGCTGGGTTGTTGAGctgcttacacacacacacacacacacacactctcacacggCTATTAAGAGGGCCAGACGTGAGGAGGATTAAACTGTttgggccaaaaaggaaaatgcCACCTTTAGTGAAGCCAAACGTGTTGGCATGTAATGCATTTACAGTTGATTTATGGGCTGGAGGCAACCCAAGCAGAACTACTCACCCTCCAGACAAGCAGTGAGGGTCCTAATGTGGTGGATAGAGAAACACTAGAGTGTTTTTATGTAATTCTTATTTTAGTAATACTACACTGTGGGACCATAacgacaaatgtttttttatctgGCAACACATCATAGCAACCCCGCAGGTACTTGATTAAATTAACATAAAAAGAGATGTTTGGCACAGGTAAAGACACCATTGTTGACACGGGGAGGGGGTGGATTATAAATAATTACTTTCTGCGGGGGGGAAGGCAGTGGTGGTGGGCAATAGTAATAAAGATGTGATATTAGCCTTTAAGCTGTGGTTTAAGCAACACTTAACAATATGATCCAGAGGGCAGGAAAAGGGCTACAATAGATGGGATGGGAAAACCTTTCAACCATGAGGAAAGCACTGGGCCTCTTCATAACACAAACATCAAGTTTAAAGTTCAGGATGGACCCGTTATGGTTATGGGAGCACGATCGGAAATGACTGAAACAAGTGGGAGTCAAATAGCAACAATGTGATATCCTGACACTCTCGTCCACACAGCTGCTGTACAGCACAAAGAAGATAACTAATGATGATTAAATATGAAACTAAATCTTCGGGTGCAGATTAAAAGTGCAGATGGACAAGAGGTTTCTGTAAATATGCTTGACTAATGGCTATTTGACACTTGAATATACCTATGAATCCCTACACTTCCTAGGACAAGTTTACCTCCAATGATGGTAAGAGGTGTGTAAGAAAGGTTCAAGGAGTGGTGACACAAAACATATATTACCTTCCCCTTTATTATGGGCCACATGTTGAACCAGCACATCTACATAGAGATCCTGTGGTAATTGTTCCGTTCAGTGCACAAGAGATGTGGCACCTGAgacttgacagccagtgtgTGGACCGGGACTTCAAGTGAGCGTGACTGtgttagagcgcctcattgttggGCGGAGGTGTGCATGTCATGCAGAGAAAGGTGGACTAACAAGGAGGGGGGAGAAAAGAATGTCAAAGTCCAGCATGACAGCCAGCATGGAGACATGGGCTTTGCACTGGCCAGGCGCACGTTGTCACATTGCCTCATTGACTACCCAGTGGTATATATGACACacccacagcgtttgagagcaGCGAAAATGGCTTGATTCTTCACAGTACTGAAGCCTCAGTCTATAAAGTACTTTTGTTGGttatttaatcattcaaattttgcaGGGTTGTTCATACTTTTCTGAGGTGTgtcaaattataatttttttgtcttgagtttgttgtcacctttctgtcaggccaattatatattactcgtgcactcactatagtagtctcaccacgctgcactatttgcatatctgttgttgaccaatgctggccactcatgccagagtagcatctgcaccacttgcacaccgactgaggagtatctgcaacatttgcacaatcaacattgtcccagattatctatcgcactactagtcactttaaactgcatacattccttgaagtctcggtgccctttgcacaatggtcattgcaccggactattgctatattagtcaatcaaactgctctaagtactagaggactctgcatctttttgcacaatagtaaaaaaaaaaataataattttttaatataaataaataaatacattgtaccggcattaccagatgacgagcaaccctttattactcagtgactgtttttgtcaatgtctttatgtctcaaaagagttctccgtcaattgactgtctgttgtcgtactagaacggctccaactaccggagacaaattccttgtgtgttttttggacatacttggcaaataaagatgattctgattatgaaatttacaagacattaaCTTTACAGGGACTGAGTTTCTACAACAATACAACGGGTTTCTGTAATGGAACATTTCTGGATTTACGGTCAGAAATTCTGTCCAAAGTGCCGCATTTACTCCAATAGTATCTGGTGATTTTTATCAAATCAGCAGCAGAGTATACTGCTGAATTAAAGCATCTATTTGAAAGGTGgtcatttttttgtagaaaCGCTTGCCTGGAGCTGTGCAGCTAGGTATGCTGCTGTCTGTTGTTTGGTTGCTGGAGAATTCCGTGTTATCATGGGAATGGATTCTTGGCTTTTAATAATATCATGCAGTTGGAGGTGGAACTAACAGTTCCATGCTAACATTTATGCACGTTGCCTCTGTGCGCCAGCCTTTAAGGACAAGCAAGACTGCACTTGTAAAACCAAGCCGATGTTTTGCTCGCCAATCTGCTCGGAAAAACGGTCGGGCTCACAATCAGAAATGTTGAagttgttcaatatttatggtCGTAAATCTCACTACATGACAGATATCTGGATTACGGGAAGAGACTCACAATTGTTGGCGGAGAtttagttgtgtgtgtggtgtgctgtgttggtcatctcaagtACACCACACATTTGGTCTCTCAAATTTAGAATATCGGTATGTGTGAACCTCATTATAGATGTTTTAAGTCATGTGTTACTTTTCAAAGCACATCAAGGGTTGGTTTTTCTAAAGAATAGCCCAGTCCTCCACCTTTGTGTGCTACTTGGAATTCTGTAGAATGGGAGGAAAAgtaccttgaaaaaaaatgcaggagGTTTTGACAGAAAGGAGATTTAAATACGTTTGTGTTTCTTGTTTCCGGATATTGTCCACAAACAGTATTGTATTGcgccttgtttttctttgttgaatTGACCGGCGCCCTGCTGCTCTGTCACGCTATTTACGGAGCAAATCAAATCAGGGTATTGTGTAACAAACCAAACTGTACTGCTTGGTATATAATAGAGTTAATTACAGCTAGTGGCGCcacttgttatttttttccccccatacatgcattttctatacagcttgCGCTCATTGGGGTCACTGTTGAGTTGGAGAcgatcccagctgatttttaaaaaattgagaCATGGTGTCTATTAATACAGTGGATGAAAATTTTagtgtttaattaaaattggaGTTATGTAACAAGAGCATTCACTAACAGCGCAAGAGTACTTGTCAACATGAATCAAGTTGTTTGTCCATTCACACCATACGACCAAGCAGGAGGACGCCTCCCCTGCATAGCTCGTAATGTCAGACAGATGTCTTACTTGGCGCTCCTGTGCCGCTCACTGTTTAGGTCACAGGAAGGAGAAAGGTCAGAGAGCGGTGAAGGAGCTTGGATCGGAGGCCCGGGATGTCTTTCGCTACGCTAACATATTGTCCTTGTGCGGATTTGCGCTCGGCTGCGTCAAAAGCTAAATTGTTTCTAAAATAAAAGGGCTGGCTGACAGCCTGAGATTACGCCTTTCACAGTATACACAACTTGGCGAGAAAGGAAGCcaaatttgcacattttcactGACTAAAAACACAATCAAAGATGGATGATAATTCCTCAATAGTGGCCCTCTgccacattttggacaatgaAAATACATGATTGTTTCCCCTCTGGTATTGTGGAAGAAGACATTTACATTTGCGCCACTTTACAAAGGTCAAGAATTCATCAGATGGCAGAACCGAGGAATATTAACACAAGAGGGGATTTGCGGGTAACGTGTGAAAGTCAATGATTTGAATGGACTGTCGATTCAGCTTTTTTTGTGGTACTGCTTTAGGAGGACAATAAAGTAGAGTTTCCCCACCGCTTTGTATAAAGCAGGACAACGGGATAATAAATGAGCTCTATGGAAGCCTATTTTCAAATGAGACGTTGGCTTAATGGCGCCTTTAATAATAGCTAGTTACAGTGAGGGCTGCTTGGAAAGTGTGTTAAAGACCAAGGCAGTAGTTGCACTAACGCGTAATTCATGTTCAGTATCGTACTGCCTTCCCTTGGTAGGATGCTTTACAGCTATGCTTAATATCGATGCATTATGAGGATTCATTTAGGGGTAGACTGGGTAGCATGGTGggaccagccaatcgcagggcacaaggCCAGTGAATGCAACATCTAACCCTCATAACGtcattccattttctacacgTTCGTCCTTATTCAGGTccagggtgagctggagtctatcccagtcAATGAcggggcacatattgacaaataaccattcacacttacacctatgaacaatttagagtctttgaatgagcccaccatgcatgtttttggaatgtgggaataAACCtgagtacttggagaaaaacCACACTAACTGGGAGAGTATGTAAACTCAGTAAGGttggagctgagattcaaagcTCCTAACCGCTGCTGTCCCAATTTCATATAAGAATACACAAGTAACAGGCAACACACAACATTcacataataaaacaaaaataggcaACACACGGACTAATAATTACGTTgaacttggtttaaaaaaaacaaaaacaaagtttggcTTATGTTTTATATGATGTATTTCAGAGACCTTTCTTGAGTAAGTTTACCCCGCTGTGGAGATGGCCTCTAGAACTAGAGTGGGTGTCCACTGTCCACCACACCCTGTTTGTCTGGCAGACACACACAAGGACTTTCTCGATACAATTTTCCACCATTAGCATACAAAATGTGCGCGCAAGGGTCTTTGTGTACGTATATTTAAACTAACCACGTTCGGAATATACGTTTAATCAACTGAATTGTGTGAACATAACGAATAAGGCCAGCAACGGTTGTTACTTCGACTGTTGTCATGTTGCCAGCCAAGTTCGACTGTGACCTTCCTCGCGCTGCTGCTGCCTTTGGTTAAATCTTTCGcacactttgaaaaaaaaaaaaaaaaacacacgcacacacgaaaCCACACGCCTTACCTGAAGTTTGAGATAAAGTTTGTGAACAAGAGCGTTTCACTTGAAGCCGCCGTCCCAGCCCAGGAAAGGAGACGCGGAAGTCGCTCAGCATGAGACCGCCCTCGTCCCGTTTGTGTTCGGTTGTCCCCTGCAGACGCCATTATGGCTCAGCTGACAGTCGACAAGCGTCTTAATTTTTGATCCATCATGGCGGCCACGATGTACAGTTTCTTTAACTGTCCTGCACTAActtttgttcaaaaaaaaaaaaaataattaaaataaaaaatcgtgATCTTAAAATATATATGCCAACTCTGAAAAACCGAAGTACACTTATACAACTTGgctaaaaatgtacattttcgcGCCATGTTATAACTTTTTTAGTTAGATAACATTATCCTGATTTACTTCTTTCAGCCAATTGCAGTTTTATGCcagatttttacttttactatttTAGCCAACTTTGAAATAACGTTTCAAATAAATGACCCCAAAAGTATAAttcagtttattaaaaaaatagttgggGGTACtatttaaattgtggaaaaacaatacaataaataaaagttttttttattattattttgtatttgatagTTTTGCATCATCAATTTACTGTATCAGTCAATTTTAAGTTACCACCACATAACAGTCAAGTAAAAGTGACGTCGCATGTTCAAGATAgacattttccatatttaacATTCAAGTGGCATTTAAAGTTTTGTCCTCGTTGGGCAAAGCCTCACATTTTCACAtatgtcaaatttaaaaaccattaaaatacataaaacaaactcCCTGGTAGTGCAAAATAGTACATTTGAGCTGGAAGCCCCCCTCCCTTTCTCAATTCTCTTCATCGTAAATAAGTGTTCAAACACACAAAGCGAGCTGGACCGCTTGATTCATCCTCAAAACTTCCCTGCCCTCCCATTGGTCCTCCGCGGATGCGGCTGCAGCGGATTGGAGGAAAGTTTCCACTCGGACTCTCACACATCCCCGCCcaggcgaaaaaaaaaaaaccaaaaaaacatcgGTGGTCCAGAGTTGCTGCGAGTCCAGTTGTTTTCACACTAGCACAAAAGAACTGAGCGCTGCCGTTGCAAAGAGATGAGCAAATAAAAAGCGACTACAGATAGTAGTTCGTGTTAGAAAGAGAAGGGGAAATCAAGAGGAGAGAGTTTTTGGACGAATACCTGAttcgaaaaaacaaaaaattcaatcaaaaataaaaagcgAACATGGTGTCGGCCGGGCTGGAGATTCTGGGACTGTCGCTGTGCGTCGTCGGCTCTCTACTGGTGATGGTAGCGTGCGGTCTGCCCATGTGGAAGGTGACCGCGTTCATCGAGGCCAACATCGTGGTGGCGCAAACCATCTGGGACGGCCTGTGGATGTCGTGCGTGGTGCAGAGCACCGGCCAGATGCAGTGCAAGGTGCACGACTCGGTGCTCGCCCTCAGCCACGACCTGCAGGCGGCCCGGGCGCTCACCATCATCTCATCGGTGATGGGCGTGCTGGGGCTCATGGTGGTGATCGCCGGAGCGCAGTGCACCAACTGTATCCGCAACGAGTACGTGAAGGCGCGGGTGGTGAACGCTGGCGGGGTGATCTACATCATCAGCGGGCTCTTCGTGTTGGTGCCCCTGTGCTGGATGGCCAACAACATCATCTCGGACTTCTACAACCCGCAGGTGCCCGGCTCCAAGAAGAGGGAGATCGGCGCCGCGCTGTACATCGGCTGGGCAGCCACCGCGCTGCTGCTGATCGGCGGCGCAGTGCTGTGTTGCTCCTGCCCAGCCGGTGGGAACACGGGATACTCGGTCAAATACGCGCCCACCAAGAGAGCCACGCCGAACGGGGACTATGACAAAAGGAATTATGTGTAGCCAcacacagactttttttttttttttttttttgcacctgcCTATTTTTTCTCGATTCATTCAATAAATTGGACCATGTTTTTCTATCTTCAGGACTTGCCTTTTCCCCCCTTGACTCATTCAGTAAGCTGGACCATGTTTCTCTATCtgcttttcccatttttttattttttttttttgggggggggggggcctacAACTAATACCGACAAAAAGGACTACAGTATCTTTGTTAGGTACATGCTTTTgtaagttttatttttcatgattgttttttcttatttttggtAGAACTCATGCCATTGACAACACGTACTTTGCCTGCCAACCTgtacagtaacaaaaaaaacaaaaaaaattgcactcCTTCATAAATGTTGACATGAAAACATGtatacgaggtgtgtcagaaaagttccatcATATATTTTAAACCCAAACCAAGACGTTTTTCCCTTCAGTGTGGGCAGATGATAAAGCAGCGCATTTACGGCGGCATTTGCTTGGTTCAGTGCGCGAGAAGAGGtacctgctcacaatgccccgAGCATCCAAAAGATCCTGGCCCAGAAGAACATCGCCTACACTGTTCCAACCTCCCGACACACCCGACCTGGCTAGGTGTGACATTCTTTCCTCATCGAGATGGCCGTGACGACAGCGCTGTGGACGATTCCTGGAAGGATCCTTCCAGAGGTGCACCAAGGCGCGGCAGACAAGGGTCGGAAAGTGCATTATACTCCAGGGGGGATAACTTCCGAGAGGAAAACATGTCGTTTGGGTCTGACATATATCTTTGGCGACcgcagtcctggaacctttctgacacaccttgtaaTACTCAAGAAACTGCGTATGTGCTGGGATTGATGACTGGGACATTTCTGTCCATTATTCCAAGCACCTGCTGGCATCGTGACCACCGCAGGTAGTCTCATTTCATTTCTTAAGTCCCTGGAATTGTTTGCTTTTATTGTTTGATGTAGTGACTCACGATTCCTGTATAAGATGCAGCAATATTGTTTCCCTTTTTATTAAGATTAAACTCACTTTATTTGTCTGGAATCTTAATCGAGAGTGTTCTtgtagcaaaaca contains:
- the cldn5a gene encoding claudin 5a, producing MVSAGLEILGLSLCVVGSLLVMVACGLPMWKVTAFIEANIVVAQTIWDGLWMSCVVQSTGQMQCKVHDSVLALSHDLQAARALTIISSVMGVLGLMVVIAGAQCTNCIRNEYVKARVVNAGGVIYIISGLFVLVPLCWMANNIISDFYNPQVPGSKKREIGAALYIGWAATALLLIGGAVLCCSCPAGGNTGYSVKYAPTKRATPNGDYDKRNYV